One genomic window of Solanum dulcamara chromosome 12, daSolDulc1.2, whole genome shotgun sequence includes the following:
- the LOC129877253 gene encoding protein LURP-one-related 10-like, translated as MAGTSNYPPQMAMPMPVANQVAIISPQFCAPYPVDLNIVRKLMTLSEGAFGVTDVNGNIVFKVKGKFFSLRDRRVLLDAAGNPLITFQQKMLSAHRRWQVYRGESTDSKDFLFSVKKSSLLQFKTKLDVFLAHNTKEDVCDFRIEGSWLERSCVIYAGNSSTIIAQMHRKHTAQSILLGKENFGVTVYPNVDYAFVVALVVILEEINEDRSGQD; from the exons ATGGCAGGAACAAGTAATTATCCTCCTCAGATGGCTATGCCTATGCCGGTTGCAAATCAGGTGGCAATAATAAGCCCACAATTCTGTGCTCCATATCCAGTTGATTTGAACATCGTAAGGAAACTTATGACTTTGTCTGAAGGTGCTTTCGGAGTTACCGATGTCAATGGAAACATCGTTTTTAAGGTTAAGGGCAAGTTCTTTAGCCTTCGTGATCGACGTGTTTTGCTTGATGCTGCCGGTAACCCTCTCATCACTTTTCAACAAAAG ATGTTGAGTGCCCATAGGAGATGGCAAGTCTACAGAGGAGAGAGCACAGACTCAAAAGACTTCCTTTTTAGTGTAAAAAAGTCTTCACTTCTTCAATTCAAGACTAAATTGGATGTCTTCTTAGCACACAACACAAAAGAAGATGTTTGTGATTTCAGAATTGAAGGCAGTTGGTTGGAAAGATCATGTGTTATTTATGCTGGAAATTCTTCTACTATAATTGCACAAATGCACAGGAAACACACTGCTCAAAGTATACTACTTGGGAAAGAAAATTTTGGAGTCACTGTGTATCCGAACGTGGATTACGCGTTTGTTGTTGCTCTGGTTGTGATTCTGGAAGAGATTAACGAGGATCGATCAGGTCAAGATTAA
- the LOC129876228 gene encoding uncharacterized protein LOC129876228, producing MDVKVCLFLVLLGAVCCTARELAVPDLLIIETEDVSALWTSNLQAQKQLQPLKDVSHSKGLCTLCEEYTATALGYLANNKTQTKIFDILLTTCSKMPIYKQECTAMVDKYVPLFFLEISSIKPDDICQKVDLCRKVVSISQQFSQNGCDLCHQVVSETLSKLKDPDTQLDILQLLLKACESVEKYANKCKKMVFEYAPVILINAENFLEKNDVCTILHACQPAIDKEEALPKMQTSLHSAS from the exons ATGGATGTCAAGGTCTGCCTGTTTCTTGTCCTACTTGGTGCTGTGTGTTGTACAGCTAGAGAATTAGCAGTCCCTGACCTCCTTATTATAGAAACCGAGGATGTTTCAG CATTGTGGACAAGTAACCTACAGGCACAGAAACAACTTCAGCCTCTGAAAGATGTCAGCCATAGTAAAGGATTATGCACGTTGTGTGAAGAATATACTGCTACTGCACTTGGTTACCTTGCTAATAACAAGACCCAGACAAAGATATTTGACATACTTCTCACGACCTGTTCAAAGATGCCAATATACAAGCAGGAG TGCACTGCCATGGTGGATAAATAtgtccctctcttcttcttagAGATCTCCAGTATAAAACCTGACGACATTTGCCAAAAGGTTGACCTTTGTCGGAAAGTGGTTTCCATCTCTCAACAGTTCTCCCAAAATGGCTGTGACTTATGCCATCAAGTGGTTAGCGAGACACTATCAAAACTGAAAGATCCTGACACCCAG TTAGACATACTTCAGTTGCTCTTGAAGGCATGTGAATCTGTTGAAAAATACGCCAATAAG TGCAAGAAAATGGTCTTCGAATATGCACCAGTAATCCTCATTAACGCGGAAAATTTTCTGGAGAAAAATGACGTATGCACTATTCTGCATGCCTGTCAGCCTGCTATTGATAAAGAGGAAGCATTACCAAAGATGCAAACTTCACTGCATTCTGCCTCTTAA
- the LOC129876626 gene encoding CBL-interacting serine/threonine-protein kinase 14-like, with amino-acid sequence MPEILREESSSSSSATAGAGDFKLNLFGKYEVGKLLGCGAFAKVYHARDVRTRQSVAIKTVSKQKILKGGFTEHVKREISIMRRLRHPHIVRLHEVLATKTKIYYVMEFAKGGELFTKVSKGRFSEDLSRRYFQQLISAVDYCHSRGVYHRDLKLENLLLDENWDLKVTDFGLSAVTDQIRPDGFLHTLCGTPAYVAPEILEKKGYDGAKVDIWSCGIILFVLNAGYLPFTDANLMAMYRKIYKGEFRCPKWTSHGLKLLLIRLLDTNPETRISIEQIRNDPWFRKGYKEVKSHLGDEFELKNSSEVNRDGKFLNAFHIISLSSGVNLSGLLKSLGGKDTVDVDRFVSAASPERITQRIEEIAKAEGMRVTGKNGAGVRVEGQNGKFVLATEINRLTEKVVIVEVKRKEIGAGPDREIWKLKFKPQLSEFFL; translated from the coding sequence ATGCCAGAGATCTTACGTGAGGAAAGCAGTTCATCATCATCAGCCACCGCCGGCGCCGGCGATTTCAAGCTTAACCTTTTTGGAAAATATGAGGTCGGAAAACTTCTGGGCTGTGGTGCTTTTGCCAAGGTTTATCATGCCAGGGATGTGAGGACAAGACAGAGCGTGGCGATTAAGACGGTAAGCAAGCAGAAGATATTGAAAGGTGGTTTCACGGAGCATGTTAAGAGGGAGATTTCTATTATGCGCAGGTTGCGACATCCTCATATCGTTCGCCTTCATGAGGTACTTGCGACGAAGACGAAGATCTATTACGTTATGGAATTCGCTAAAGGTGGAGAGCTGTTTACTAAGGTTAGCAAAGGGAGATTCAGCGAGGATCTCAGCCGGAGATATTTTCAGCAATTGATCTCCGCCGTTGATTATTGTCATTCTCGTGGCGTGTATCATCGGGATCTGAAGCTGGAGAATCTGTTGCTTGATGAAAATTGGGATCTCAAGGTCACCGATTTCGGGTTAAGCGCAGTAACGGATCAGATCCGACCCGATGGATTCCTCCATACGCTATGCGGAACTCCGGCATACGTAGCTCCTGAAATCCTCGAGAAGAAAGGATACGATGGAGCGAAGGTGGATATATGGTCATGTGGCATCATTCTTTTTGTGCTCAACGCCGGTTATTTACCATTCACCGATGCAAATCTAATGGCGATGTATCGGAAAATCTACAAAGGCGAATTCCGTTGCCCTAAATGGACCTCACACGGATTAAAACTGTTGCTGATCCGACTCCTCGACACGAATCCCGAGACTCGAATCTCCATTGAACAGATTAGAAACGATCCCTGGTTTCGGAAAGGTTACAAAGAGGTGAAATCGCATCTCGGTGATGAATTTGAGTTAAAAAATAGTTCCGAGGTAAATCGCGACGGCAAATTTCTAAATGCGTTTCATATAATCTCGTTATCCTCTGGTGTTAATCTGTCTGGATTATTGAAGAGTCTAGGAGGCAAAGACACAGTAGATGTTGATAGGTTTGTTTCAGCAGCGTCACCGGAGAGAATAACACAGAGGATTGAAGAGATTGCAAAGGCAGAAGGGATGAGAGTCACTGGAAAAAATGGCGCCGGTGTGAGGGTTGAGGGGCAAAATGGGAAATTTGTTTTAGCAACGGAGATTAACCGGTTAACGGAGAAAGTGGTGATTGTAGAAGTTAAAAGGAAGGAGATAGGAGCTGGACCTGATCGAGAAATATGGAAACTGAAATTTAAGCCGCAGCTTAGTGAATTCTTTTTGTGA
- the LOC129876530 gene encoding putative disease resistance protein RGA3, with amino-acid sequence MSRKIKNINEELRAINELAKDLGLQSLIVPSQQILPIRETDSLVVASDVVGRDKDVAEIKEKMLNMRMEVVLCAIPIVGMGGLGKTTIAKRIFNDEQIKQNFEKRVWLCLPEMSDTKSFLQQILESLTERKLEVQTRDIIVKKLRDELGGKRYLLVLDDLWRVDLPVWDEFMDSLRGVNTSTGNCILVTTRMKLVASTVAAVGPHMLEKLTEDQCWSIFKQKAFVDGEVPEEILSEENRIVEMCQGLPLAASVLGGLLRNKEKHECRAILDENPLVAGEDDNGENSLKKILKLSYVYLPSPYLKKCFAYFAMFPKDFKFEKDQLIQLWMAEGFLRPCQETTVMEDVGNKFFQLLLQYSLLQDVELDVYNNITLCKMHDFVHDLAGDILKSKLFDQKSVGGENLSQVRYFGWESPSDQIDKINEPGRLCTLFWERNISEDMLLSFQFLRVLNLSGSWMEELSAKIGKLIYLRYLDLSNTEIKDFPNSICKLYNLQTFRVNDCPSLRKLPEEMANMISLRHIYCSCDYLSGIHDQFQMPLNMGQLTSLQTLQFFCVGLKKGRQIEELGHLKNLRGELTIKHLQLVGNKEEARRAYLQEKPNIYKLAYLWSHDESEGCEINDEHVLDGLQPHPNLKTFEVVNYLGTRFPSWFSEELLPNLVKLKLSGCKRCKEIPSLGQLKFLRHLELVGFHELECIGPVLYGVEVSNIGSSSNIQVFPSLKELILGDMAKLIEWKGDEVGVRMFPRLEKLRIAVCPLLKSTPSHFEILRELVIECVDSEMPLLNLCSNLTSLLELRVYKVKELTCLPDEMLRNSVSLQYLSISECGEFRELPQSLYNLHSLETLRIIRCTNFSSFPAPSGENYLTSLRSLELRNCDGLASLPSGMLEQCLSLQSLSVIRCKNLVSLPLQVWEMPSLSYLSISECPKLISVLTGGLHRLPGLRHLGIGPFSEMVDFEAFQLIFDGIQQLSSLRRLEVSGNTQWDSLPYQLMQLSALTEITINDFGIEALPHRLDNLTSLERIALERCRRLQHLNFSDAMPKLRVLWISGFPLLEALSDGLGNLVRLEELSLCNCKKLEHLPS; translated from the coding sequence ATGTctcgaaaaataaaaaacatcAATGAAGAGTTGAGGGCTATCAATGAGTTAGCCAAAGACCTCGGTCTCCAATCACTCATAGTTCCTTCTCAGCAAATACTACCGATTCGAGAAACAGATTCCTTAGTAGTTGCTTCGGATGTCGTTGGTAGAGACAAGGATGTTGCTGAAATTAAGGAGAAGATGTTGAACATGAGAATGGAAGTTGTTCTGTGCGCCATTCCCATAGTGGGCATGGGGGGTTTAGGGAAAACTACTATTGCTAAGAGAATTTTCAATGATGAACAAATCAAGCAaaactttgaaaagagagtttGGTTGTGTCTACCTGAAATGTCAGACACTAAGAGCTTTCTTCAACAGATCCTCGAATCGTTGAcagagagaaaacttgaggtcCAAACCAGGGATATAATAGTCAAGAAACTCCGAGATGAACTAGGAGGAAAAAGATATTTGCTTGTCTTAGATGATTTGTGGCGTGTTGACCTTCCAGTGTGGGATGAGTTCATGGACAGCTTGAGAGGAGTAAACACTTCCACAGGAAACTGCATTCTTGTGACGACTCGTATGAAACTGGTGGCGTCCACAGTAGCAGCAGTGGGTCCTCATATGTTGGAAAAATTAACAGAAGATCAATGTTGGTCTATTTTCAAACAAAAAGCATTTGTTGATGGGGAAGTACCGGAGGAAATACTGAGCGAGGAGAACAGGATTGTTGAAATGTGTCAAGGTCTACCGTTGGCAGCAAGTGTGTTGGGAGGCCTCTTGCGCAACAAGGAGAAACATGAATGTCGGGCAATTCTTGATGAAAACCCCCTTGTTGCAGGTGAAGATGATAATGGAGAAAATAGCTTAAAGAAAATCCTAAAACTCAGTTATGTTTATCTACCATCTCCATATCTAAAAAAATGTTTTGCTTACTTTGCAATGTTTCCAAAAGATTTTAAGTTTGAAAAGGACCAACTAATCCAACTCTGGATGGCAGAAGGATTTCTTCGTCCATGTCAAGAGACCACTGTGATGGAAGACGTCGGGAACAAGTTCTTCCAACTCTTGCTGCAATATTCCTTGCTGCAAGATGTTGAGCTAGATGTGTACAACAATATAACACTCTGTAAGATGCATGATTTTGTGCATGATTTGGCTGGAGATATCTTAAAGTCTAAACTATTTGATCAAAAGAGTGTTGGAGGAGAAAATCTTTCTCAAGTTCGATACTTTGGATGGGAATCACCAAGTGATCAAATAGATAAGATAAACGAGCCAGGACGTTTGTGCACATTGTTCTGGGAAAGAAATATATCTGAAGATATGCTGTTGAGCTTTCAGTTCTTGAGAGTTTTAAATTTGTCCGGATCTTGGATGGAGGAGTTGTCAGCCAAAATCGGCAAGCTAATATACTTGAGATATCTTGATCTCTCCAACACTGAGATCAAAGACTTTCCCAACTCCATTTGCAAGCTCTACAATTTGCAAACATTTAGAGTCAATGACTGTCCTTCACTCAGGAAGCTTCCAGAAGAAATGGCAAATATGATAAGTCTGAGACACATATATTGCAGCTGTGATTACCTATCAGGAATTCATGATCAGTTTCAGATGCCACTTAATATGGGGCAATTGACTAGTCTTCAGACGCTACAGTTTTTCTGCGTAGGTTTAAAGAAAGGTCGTCAAATAGAGGAATTAGGTCATTTAAAAAACCTTAGAGGTGAATTGACGATCAAACATCTCCAATTGGTCGGAAATAAAGAAGAGGCTCGAAGAGCATATTTACAGGAGAAGCCAAATATCTACAAGCTGGCATATTTATGGTCCCATGATGAATCAGAAGGCTGTGAGATCAATGATGAGCATGTGTTGGATGGTCTTCAACCGCATCctaacttgaaaacatttgaaGTGGTGAACTATTTGGGGACTAGATTTCCTTCATGGTTCAGTGAAGAATTGCTACCAAATTTGGTCAAGTTGAAATTAAGTGGTTGCAAAAGGTGCAAAGAAATTCCATCGCTTGGCCAACTGAAATTCCTTCGGCATCTTGAGCTGGTAGGATTCCATGAGTTGGAATGCATTGGACCTGTTTTATATGGTGTTGAGGTTAGCAATATTGGATCAAGCAGCAATATCCAAGTGTTCCCGTCATTGAAAGAACTAATATTGGGGGATATGGCTAAACTTATTGAGTGGAAGGGAGATGAAGTTGGAGTAAGAATGTTTCCTAGGCTTGAGAAGTTGAGGATTGCAGTGTGTCCACTGTTAAAAAGTACTCCAAGTCACTTTGAAATCCTCCGTGAATTAGTGATTGAATGCGTTGACAGTGAAATGCCATTGTTGAACTTGTGCAGCAACTTGACATCTCTCTTAGAGCTTAGAGTATATAAGGTGAAAGAGCTCACTTGTCTTCCCGATGAGATGCTACGCAACAGCGTTTCTCTTCAATACCTATCGATCTCAGAATGTGGAGAGTTTCGTGAATTGCCACAAAGCTTGTACAATCTCCATTCTCTTGAGACTTTACGTATTATCCGCTGCACCAATTTCAGTTCTTTTCCTGCTCCCAGTGGAGAGAACTATTTGACTTCCCTCCGAAGTCTTGAGTTACGGAATTGTGATGGATTGGCCAGTTTACCAAGTGGAATGCTAGAGCAATGCCTGTCTCTACAGTCTTTGTCGGTCATCAGGTGTAAGAACTTGGTTTCCTTGCCTTTACAGGTGTGGGAAATGCCCTCACTTTCATATTTGAGTATATCAGAATGTCCCAAATTGATTAGTGTACTCACAGGGGGCCTTCACCGTCTCCCTGGGTTACGGCATTTGGGAATTGGTCCTTTCTCAGAGATGGTGGATTTTGAGGCATTCCAATTGATATTTGATGGCATTCAGCAGCTATCGTCCCTTCGTCGTTTGGAGGTGTCTGGAAATACGCAATGGGATTCTCTGCCCTATCAGCTTATGCAACTCTCTGCCCTAACAGAAATCACAATAAATGATTTCGGAATCGAGGCTCTTCCTCATAGACTTGACAACCTTACTTCTCTTGAAAGAATAGCACTAGAGAGGTGCAGACGGCTACAACATCTGAACTTCTCCGATGCCATGCCCAAATTACGGGTTTTGTGGATATCTGGTTTTCCATTGTTAGAAGCTCTGTCGGATGGGCTCGGCAACCTTGTTCGTTTGGAAGAGTTGAGTTTATGTAACTGCAAAAAACTAGAGCATCTGCCATCCTGA
- the LOC129875552 gene encoding uncharacterized protein LOC129875552, which translates to MPETTQVKSGSGEKGTTYESSHPYYLNNSDSPGMILVNNIFDGRGYPGWKRSILLSLSAKRKLGFINGTYKAPELESADFEQWNCVNDMIICWISNALSKDIADSVMNSKTAKELWNSLEQRFGKSNGAKLYHLQKELTGMIQGNSDIAAYFTKLKRLWDELDGINVIVCCSCECICNGKARLTKSLEDQRLIQFLMGLNDDENQREVYANTNCISDSGSFMVVGQAKQQNNKLIAEFAAFMASGQGRNAQRFKHQAVRGTNTYQKHTNSSQNQRYDKPQNKFKGKKRYDPNLSCTYYGKTGHVQDDCYRLHGFPADFKFTNSRNYQPQIKANTSLTQQADEDIGKTDFGINDGNFEEQFSKQHVAEMMQMQWLIPFLNTQTLYPLILNKILG; encoded by the exons ATGCCTGAAACAACTCAAGTCAAGTCAGGAAGTGGTGAGAAAGGAACCACATATGAAAGCAGCCATCCATATTACTTAAACAACTCAGACTCACCTGGTATGATTCTggtcaataatatttttgatggAAGAGGATATCCAGGTTGGAAGAGATCCATCCTTTTATCTCTATCAGCCAAAAGGAAACTTGGCTTTATCAATGGAACCTACAAGGCTCCAGAACTGGAATCTGCAGATTTTGAACAATGGAATTGTGTCAATGATATGATCATATGTTGGATATCAAATGCTCTATCTAAGGATATTGCAGATAGTGTAATGAATTCCAAGACTGCAAAAGAACTTTGGAACAGCCTGGAACAGAGATTTGGCAAATCAAATGGTGCCAAACTCTACCACCTACAAAAGGAATTAACAGGTATGATACAAGGGAATAGTGACATTGCAGCTTACTTCACCAAGCTTAAGAGATTATGGGATGAGTTAGATGGGATAAATGTGATTGTGTGTTGCTCATGTGAATGCATTTGTAATGGGAAAGCAAGATTAACAAAATCACTAGAAGATCAAAGGTTGATTCAATTCCTAATGGGATTAAATGAT GATGAAAATCAAAGGGAAGTGTATGCAAACACAAATTGTATCTCTGATTCTGGATCATTTATGGTAGTAGGTCAAgcaaaacaacaaaataacaaactaATTGCTGAGTTTGCAGCATTCATGGCTAGTGGACAGGGAAGAAATGCACAGAGATTCAAACATCAAGCAGTAAGGGGAACAAACACATATCAGAAACATACAAATTCAAGCCAGAATCAGAGATATGACAAGCCACAGAACAAGTTTAAGGGTAAGAAAAGATATGATCCAAATCTATCATGCACTTATTATGGGAAAACAGGGCATGTGCAAGATGATTGCTACAGACTGCATGGATTCCCTGCAGATTTTAAGTTCACCAACTCCAGGAACTATCAACCCCAGATCAAGGCAAACACAAGTTTGACTCAACAAGCAGATGAAGACATTGGGAAGACAGATTTTGGAATCAATGATGGAAATTTTGAGGAACAATTCAGCAAGCAACACGTTGCAGAAATGATGCAAATGCAGTGGCTGATACCATTCTTAAATACTCAAACTCTGTACCCACTAATCTTAAACAAGATACTTGGATAA